One genomic region from Lycorma delicatula isolate Av1 chromosome 1, ASM4794821v1, whole genome shotgun sequence encodes:
- the LOC142318137 gene encoding uncharacterized protein LOC142318137 isoform X2, with protein sequence MAATKQALAFTDFEEGIMFDDDDPDFHGSVANTRHNHAAIHQHSIDSSDSSFSININRHVLSFAGHDITT encoded by the coding sequence ATGGCAGCGACCAAACAAGCTCTTGCCTTCACTGATTTTGAAGAAGGGATTATGTTTGATGATGATGATCCAGATTTCCACGGTTCGGTGGCGAATACTCGACATAATCACGCCGCTATTCATCAGCATAGCATTGATTCCAGTGATTCCAGTTTCAGTATTAACATCAACCGTCACGTTCTCTCATTTGCTGGACATG